The DNA window CGCCGAGCACGGCCATGCCGATCACGAGGCCCACCGTGGGCCAGAAGCCGATGGCACCGCCGATCACGAAGAGCAGCCACAGCTCCACGAAGGGGATTGCGAGGAGGAGCAGCGCGTACTTGGCCATACGTTCGATGTAGCGCCGATTCGCGTGGCCTGCACGTCTTCGACGCTCGCTCGCCGGTAGGGAGGCGTGTTCATTTCGACGAGGGGTGCCTCGGCCGCGCAGTCACCACCCGGCCGCAGGGAAGCTCAGGTGGGTTCCGGACCGGCCGGGACCGGCTCGGGAGGCACGAGCACGGAGATGGCACCGGGGACGACCTCGAAGGACACGGGCGCGTTGCCGATCAGCTCTCCGTCGATGTTGAACCACATGCCCGGTTCGGAGGTGATCCGGATGCGGCGCACCCGGCGGAGCGAGACCTCTTCGCAGCCGAGGTAGTCGCCCGCGAGGAGCCGCGTCGCCACGCTGGCGAGGTCGAGGAGCGAGCCGTGGCGGACGACGACCACGTCGAGCAGGCCGTCCGAAGGATCGGCTTCGGGCGCGACGCGGATGCCGCCCGCGCAGGTGCGGCCGTTGGCGACCACCACGTTGAGCGCCTCGACACGCTCGAACTCGCCGTCATCCCAGGCGAGAGAGGTCTGGTACGAGGTGAGGTCCGGCAGCACGCCCACGGCGCCGCGCACGTAGGCGAGCGGTCCCCAGGTGGACTTCATCTCGTCGGTCATGACCTCGTTCACCTGACCGCTGAAGCCACCGGCCGACACGTTTGCGCCGTAGTAGGTCTTCCCATCCATCTGGACGCGCATCAGGTCGAGGGGGCGAAGGACGCCGTGGTCGAGGAGGGCGAGGGCCTCGACGGGTTCGACCGAGATGCCCAGGGTGCGCGCGAGGTCGTTGCCCGTGCCGAGCGGGAGCAAGGCGAGCCGCGGAGGCGAAGCGGCGACGGCGAGCCCCTGGACCACTTCGTGGATGGTGCCGTCCCCTCCGGCCGCCATGACGCAGTCGATCCCCTGGTCGGCCGCCTCGGCGGCGAGCACGCGGGCATGGCCGGGCTCGGTGGTCACCTTCAACTCGACGAAGGGACGCTCCGCGATGAGATCACGGACACGGTCGAGCTTGGCTTGGGCAGAGCCAGAGGTGGGATTGGCGATGATCCAGGTCTTCACGCTTTCGGGCTTTCTTGCCGGCTCTCTGCCGGCTCCTTCACCGGCATCGCGCCGGCCTCGTGGGCGTCTGGCTCTCCCGCGTCAGGCTGCCAGCGGCCCATCGCGCAGCATGGCACAGGCGCTGGTGGCAGAGCTTGACGATCCAGGGTCTCAGACCCATTTCCGATCCTGATGGATATCCGGCCTGGCGATGTCCTCGCGGGCAAATACAGGGTCGAACGCACGATCGGCGCCGGAGGAATGGGCGTCGTGGTGGCGGTGCGCCATCTGCGCCTCAACGCGCGGGTCGCCTTGAAGCTGCTCCGCCCCGAGGTGGCTCAGCGGGAGGCGTCGGTCGAGCGCTTCTTGCGAGAGGCGCGGGCGGCGGCGCAGATCCAGAGCGAGCACGTGGTGCGGGTCTTCGATGCGGACGTGCTCCCATCAGGCATCCCCTTCATGGTCATGGAGTACCTGGAGGGCGAAGATCTCGGGCAGGCGCTGAGCGAGCGCGGGCCCCCACCGGTGGGAGCGGCGGTCCAGATCATCCGGCAGACCTGCGAGGCCATCGCAGAGGCGCACGCGCTGGGGATCGTGCATCGGGACCTCAAGCCGGCGAATCTGTTCCTGGCCCGCCGCGGCGACGGGGTGGAGCAGATCAAGGTGCTCGACTTCGGGATCTCCAAGCTGCTCGGAGGTGGACCAGGGGAGAGGAGAGGGGCGCTTTCCCCTCCGGTCGGGCTGACACAGGCCCAGATGATCCTGGGGTCACCGCACTACATGTCACCGGAGCAGATCCGGTCTGCACGGGATGTGGACGCGCGCACGGACATCTTCTCGCTGGGCGTCATCCTTTACGAGCTGCTGACCGGGTCCCAGCCGTTCCACGGGGACACGCTGGAGGAGGCGTGTCGCGCCACGCTCTTCGGGGAGCCACGGCGGTTGAGAGAGCTGCGAAGCGAGGTCCCGCGAGCGCTGGAGGCGGTGGTGCTGCGCTGTCTCGACAAGGATCCCGCGCACCGGTTCGGTGAGGCGACGGAGCTTTCCGCGGCGCTCGCGCCGTTCGCAGCGGGCTCGATGCGGTGGGGCTCTCCACGGGTCGCCGCGCCCCAGCAGGCCGCGCAGAGGTCACTCGTGCCGCTCGAGGAGGCGCGGACCGAGCCTGCTCCATCGCCGATGCCCATGGGGGTGACCGTGCCCGCAGCGCCGCTCGGGGCGAAGACGGCGGCAGGTCCGAGCGAGCCTCCTCCGATGGCAGCCACCGTGCCTGCACCGGCGAACGAAGCGCGGGAAGGATGGCCCGCCCCCGAGAAAGCGCCGAGGCGACGTCGAGGGGTCATGGCGAGCATCGCGATGGCGCTGCTCACGATGGCCGGCCTCGGGGCCGCCGCCTTCGTCGTCACCGACCGCTATCTGGCCTCCGAGCGTGACGACCGCGACGCAGACGACAGCGCAGCGCGAGCATCTCTCGAAGCTGCGCGCCCTCAGGAGGGGGCTCACACGGCGGTGACAGCGACGGCATCCCACGAGCAGCGCCCTCCGGGGGAGGCGTCCTCGGCCACGGAGCACCCCTCGTCCTCACCGCAGACAGCCGGCACCGAAAAGCCAGCGGCCCCGCCGCCTGTGCCGCAGGTACCAGCGACCCCGAGACCGCAGCCGGCCCCCAGGCCGACGACGACGCAGGGGCTCCCCGAGATCCCGGTGCCGATCCTGCCCTCGACACCGATCCCGACGATCCCTGCACCGCCAGCACCGACGATCCCCGCAGCCCCCTCGCTGCCGGTGCCCACCGTGCCCTCCGCGCCCGCCGAGCCTCCCGTGGCGACGATCCCGACGATCCCAGCCCCCCCTGCGAGCCCACCGCCCGCCGCACGGGACACGGTGGCGCCCGTGCTCACGCTGCCTGGAGAGCAGGTCCACATGACGAAGAAAGCCTCGGGGGGCGAGGTCGTGCGCTTCAGCGTCCACGCACAGGACGATGTCGATGGGCGCGTCCCCGTCCAGTGCACGCCGGCGTCGGGCGCGCTGTTCCCCCTCGGGACGACCCGCGTGACCTGCACGGCGCGTGACAGGGCGGGCAACGTCGCCAGTGGTCAGTTCACGGTGCGCGTGACGAACCGCGGCATCATCCGGCTCCCCCTGCCGCCGAGCCCCACAGCGCAGCCCGCGCCTCGACCCGAACGCCCCCCGGCGCAAGACCGACCGCCGTCCAGCAGCGGTCAGGGGTCGAAACGACCGCGCACACGGATCCACATCCCGGAGCGGCCCTGAAGCACACGACGGGTGCTCACGCGTTCGTCGCGTCAGCGTGTCCGTGACGACAAGGGAGTATCCGCGGAGGCAGCGGAGAGTTCCGCCTCGCGCGCCTGGATGAGCGCACGAGTCTCCTCGCCCAGCTTCTGGAGGCGGGTCGCGAACAGCGCCGCGCCGGCGAGGCAGCAGGCGCTGTTCAAGGCGAGGGCCTGCGCTGGGCCGAACCGATCCGCGAGCCAGCCCGTGAACAGCGAGCCCAGGGGCGCGATCCCCATGAAGGTCATCGAGTGGACGGCCATCACCCGGCCCCGCAGCGCGTCCGGCACCATGGACTGGACCAGCGTGTTCGTACCGGCCAGGTGCACCATCATCCCGAACCCCGTCGGGACCAGGAGCAACCACGAGAGCCAGAAGCTCCGCGACAGGGAGAACAGAAAGAGGGAGGTGGCCATGAGGGCGCTCGCGCCGAGGACCCAGTTGCCGAGGTCCTTCAGGCCTCTACGGGCCGCGAGGGTGAGCGCGCCGATGACCGCGCCGACGCCCGCCGCGACCATCAGCAGGCCATAGGCGCGCGGGCCGCCGAGCAGGATGCGGTCGGCGAACGGGGGCAGGAGCACGCCGTAAGGCGCCGCCGTCAGGCTCATCAAGCCGAGCAGGAGCAAGAGGGCGCGCATGGCCCGCGTCCGTGCAACGAACTGGAAGCCCTCCAGGGCGGCCGCGAGGGGGTTCGCGTGCGCCGGTGGCCGCGGGCGGGGTGGGACGCGGATGGCGAGGAGACCGGCGAGGACGGCGAGAAAGCTCAGGCCGTTGAGGAGGAAGCAGTAGCCCTCGCCGATCATCACCACGAGCACGCCGGCCACCGCGGGGCCCACGATGCGCGCGCCATTGAAGATCGAGGAGTTCAGCGCGATGGCGTTCGGGAGATCTTCGCGCCCCACCATCTCCACGATGAACGACTGGCGCGCGGGGATGTCGAAGGCGTTCACCACCCCGAGCAGCGACGCCATGACGAAGACATGCTCGATCCGCACGAGGCCGCTCAGCGTCAGCGTGGCCAGCGTCAGCGCGAGCGTCATCGCGGCCGTCTGCGTGCAGAGCAGGACCGATCGCCTGTTCCGCCGATCGGCCACGGTGCCTCCGACCGTGGCCAGGAAGAAGACGGGGATCTGATGCGCAAAGCCCACGGCGCCGAGCAGCAATGAGGAGCCCGTGAGGCGGTAGACCAACCAGGCCTGCGCGACCGACTGCATCCAGGTGCCGACGAGCGAGACGAGCTGGCCCGAGAAGAAGAGGCGGTAGTTCCGATGCCGCAGCGCCCGCACCACGGCCGGCAGTGCGCGCTTTTCGCGCGCGCCGCCGCTGCCAGAGTCCTTCACCGCGGGCAGTATGGAATCCCTGGCAGCCCGCTCGCCAGCTCCGCTGGGGCGATGTCCGGCTTTCTTGCTCGTCGTCGTGACGATCGACCCGGGGCATCGACGCCGGGTTCCATCTGTGGGACACCGGGCATCACCCGTTCAGCCCGTGCGGATCCTCGAGCTTCATCTCCTGGCCTTCGGGCCGTTCACCGATCTCCGGCTGGATTTCTCCGCCCCGGCGCCGGCGCTCCACGTCCTCTACGGGCCGAACGAGGCGGGCAAGAGCACGGCGCTGCGCGCGATCAGCGGGATGCTCTATGGCATCCCTCACCTCTCTCCGGACGATCACCTGCACCGCGCACCCGATCTGCGTGTGGGTGCGCGGCTGGAGAGCGCTTCCGGACGCACGCGGACGTTCATCCGTCGCAAGGGGCGCGTGAAGACGCTGCTGGACGAGCACCAGCAGCCACTCGACGACGGGGAGCTGCGGCCGTTCCTGGGAGGGGTGAGCGAAGATCTCTTCGACACGATGTTCGGGCTCGATCACCAGACGCTCCGGCATGGCGCCGAGGCGCTGCTCGCGGGCCGGGGAGACGTGGGCGAGAGCCTGTTCGGTGCGAGCCTCGGAGGTGCCGCGCTGCACCAGGTGCTGGCCGAGCTGCGCGCGGAGGCGGAGAAGCTGTACACGCCGCAGGCGCGCATCAAGCCGGTGAACGACGCGATCCGGGCGCTGCAGGACGCGCAGAAGAGAACGCGCGACGCGGCCGTCCTGCCGACCACGTGGGAAGCACACCAGCGCGAGCTGGCCGAGGTGGAGGCGACCCGCGACCATGTCGACGTGGAGGCGCGGGAGGTCCGCGCGCAGGAGAAGCGCCTCCAGCGGGCACAGCGGGTACTGCCGTTGCTCGAGGCGCGGCGCACGTTGAAGGCGTCGCGCGAGGCCCTCGGCGACGTGGTGCTGCTGCCCGAGCACGCGACGCGGGACCGTGAGGATGCGCTCACCCGCGCCTCGGAAGCCGACGCCGCGCGGGCGCGGCTCCAGCGCGATCTGGCCACGCTCGAGGCACAGCGCGAGGCCCTCTCGGTGCCGCACTCTCTGGTCGAGCTGTCGGAGGAGGCGCTGGACGAGCTCGGGAACCGGCTCGGGAGCCACCGCAAGGCGACCGTGGATCTCCCGCGGGTGCGGGGAGAGCTGCGAGCGCTCGAAGACGAGGTCGAGGAGGCGCTCCGTCGACTGGGGCGCGATCCGTCACTGGAGGCGGCCCAGGTGCCGCGGCTCGACGTGGCCACGGAGGCGCGCATCAAGAAGCTCGCCAGGGAGCATGGTCAGGTCGAGACCACGCTGCGCTCCCCGAGCCGCATGCTCGCCGAGCAGCAACAGCGGCGTGCGCAGTTCGCGACGCGGCAGGGCGAGCTGCCACCGCCTTCGAGCGTGGGTCCGCTCCGGAGCGCGCACGGGAGAGCACAGCGGCACGGGGACCTGGAGCAGCGCCTGCAAGAGGCCGAGGCGAGCGCGCGGCAGCTCGGGGGTCAGGCGATGGCGCTGCGCGAACGGCTCGGGCTCTTGCCAGCGCGCGACGTGGACGATCCGCTGCCGACCCCGGCCACCCTGGCGGCGCTCCCCTTGCCAGCACCGGAGACGGTGGAGCGCTTCGAGGCGGAGCGGGCGGCGCTCGCCCAGCAAGGTGTGCAGCTCGCGAAGAGCGCCGCGACCGCGCGCGAGCGACTCGCGGTGCTCGGTCGGGACATCGACGCGATGCAGCGGGCGGGCGACGTGCCGACCGAAGGGCAGCTGGTCGACGCGCGGCTGCGGCGCGATCACGCCTTCCAGACGCTGATGCGCGCCGCAGGTCCCACGCGCAAGTCGGGACGTGCTCAAGCGAGTGCGCACGGGAGCGGCGCGACTGCCGGCCTCTTCGATGCGAGCTTCAACCTCACCCCGCCCGAGGAGACGACGAAGGTCCACCCCGAAGCCTACGGGGAGCTGGTCAAGCAGGCCGACGCGGTCGCCGACCGGCTGCGCCGCGAGGCCGAGCGGGTCGCGCAGCTCGCGCGACTGCTCGCGGATCGGCGGTCGGTGGACGACGAGCTGACCCGGCTGGGGACCGAGCAGCAGGCCCTCACCCTGCGCAAGGCGGAGCACATCGAGGCCTGGAAGGCGCTGTGGGCCGACTCGGGGCTCGACCCGCGCACGCCGGCCGAGATGCGCGGCTGGCTCACGCGGCACGCGGCGCTCTGCCATGGCGTGGACCGGGTGCGGGAGGCCGACGAGCGGGTGGACGTGCTGCGACGGCAGCGGGCGGCACTCGGTGACGAACTCCGGCAGGCGCTCCGCACGGTGGGCGCGGCCGAGATCCCCGAGGGGCCGGACACCGGGGCGCTGATCGAGGCGGCGGTGCAGACGCTCCGTGCAAGGGACGAACTCGAGCGAGACCGGAGCGACCTGTCGCGGCAGCTCGCCGATCTGGAGACGGAGATCCGCAAGCTGGAGCGCGAGCGCGAGGCGCACGAGGGAGCGCGCGCGACGTTCCGCGATGCGTGGGCAGCGGCGATCGCGCAGCTCGGGCTCGGGCCCCAGGCATCCCCCGACGAGGCGATCGCCATCCTGGATCAGCTCGCGGAGCTGCACCGCAAGATGGACGAGGCCGCGCACACCCGGCGACGCGTCCTCGGCATGGAGCGCGACGCCCAGCAGCTCACGGCGAGCGTCACCGAGCTGACGGCCGCACACGCGCCCGATCTCGAGGGGTTCCCGGTCGACACCGCGGCCGATGCGCTCCTCAAGCGCTACCGCAAGGGGCAGGCCGATCTCCGCGAGGGGGAGGCGCTCGCACGGCAGATGGCGGAGAAGCGGCGGGAGCTGGCGGAGGAAGAGGCGAAGCTCGCCGACGCCGAGGCGCGCCTCGTCCGGCTCCGCAGCGCAGCGCGCGCGCCGGATCTCGACGCCCTGGAGGTGGCAGAGGCGCGCTCCCGTGACGCGCGCGCGCTGGATCAGCGCATCCGCGAGGTGGAGGACAAGCTGCTCGACGCCGGCGAAGGCAGGAGCATCCCCACGCTCACGGAGGAGACGGCCGGGATGGAGCGCGACGCGCTCGCAGTGCTGCTCGAGCGCGCCGAGGAGCGCGCGAAGTCCCTGGAGGAGCAGCGCCGCCAGCTCGACCGACAGCTCGGGACGCTGGAGGCGAAGCGAGAGCAGCTCCGCAACCCAGTGGAAGACGCCGCCGAGGCAGCAGCAGAGACAGCGGCGTGCGTGGCGAAGTTGCGGACGCAGGTGGACCGTTATGTGCGTGCACGCCTCGCGGCGGTGCTCCTGGAGCGTGAGATCGAGCGATACCGGGAGCAGAACCAGGGACCCATCCTCGGTCGCGCCAGCACGCTGTTCCAGAAGCTGACGCGCGATACGTACGCGGGCCTCAAGGCGAGCTTCGACGACGAGGACAAGGCCGTGCTGCGCTGCGTGAAGCGGATCGGCCTCCGCGGCGAGGGGAGCGAAGGCGTGGGGGTCACACCTCCCTCGACGGCAACGGAGCTGCTACCGCTGCCCGAGGACGCCCGCGCCGTCGCGCTCACGAAGGAGATCGCCGTCGACGGACTGAGCGATGGGACGCGCGATCAGCTCTACCTGGCGCTGAGGCTCGCGAGCCTGGAGCACCACGCGCGCCGGGGAGAGCCGATGCCGCTCGTGCTCGACGACATCCTCATCCACTTCGACGACGATCGGGCGAGGGCTGCGCTGGTCGCCCTCGCCGAACTCGCCGGCACGATGCAGATCCTGTTCTTCACGCATCATGCCCGCCTCCTGGAGCTCGCGCGCGACGCCATGCCGACGGGTGTCCTCCACGAGCACCGGCTGGGGTGAGCCAGCGCTCTCCGCCGAGGTTGTTGGCCAGCCCTGGCGCCCGTAGCATGGGCGCGATGTTCCCGGTGCAGGTGAGGCAAACGGTGGCCGTGATGGTGGCGGGCGTGCTCACGCTCGGCACCGCGACGGCCGCGGCACAGCAGGAGGACATCTCGCTCGATCTCGGTGGCCCTCGCCTTCTGTTGCGACGGGTGCCGAAGGGCTCCTTCACACAAGGGTCCCCGGCTGGCGAGATCGGTCGGGAGAGCGATGAGGTTCAGCGACAGGTCACGCTGAGCATCGACATCGATGTCGGGAAGTACCCCGTCACCCGCGGGCAGTTCGCACGCTTCGTCCAGGAGTCGGGCTACAAGACCGAGGCCGAGCAGGGAACGAGTGGTGGCTTCGGATGGAACGGTCAGGTGCTCGTCCAGCAGCCAGGCTTCAACTGGAAGACGCCGGGCTTTTCACAGACCGACGAGCACCCCGTGACGCTGGTGACGTTCAAGGACGCGCAGGCGTTCATCACCTGGGCAGGAAAGAAGACCGGCCGACGCCTGCGGCTGCCCACCGAAGCCGAGTTCGAATACGCGGCACGCGCGAACACGCAGACGCCCTGGTACGGCGGCGCCACCGAGGCCTCTGCGCTGCAAATCGGGTGGTTCAAGTCGAACTCTCCGGGCGGCGGCACACGTCCCGTCGGGCAGAAGGCGCCGAACGCCTTCGGCCTCTTCGACATGTCCGGCAACGTCTACGAGTGGTGCAGCGATTTCCATGCGCCGTACCCGCCGGGTCCGGCCTCGGACCCCGTGAGCGTGAAGCCTCCTCCCGGGAGTGAGCCCGCGCGCAACGTGCTCCGCGGCGGCTCCTGGCTGAAGGATCCGGTGCGCGGACGCTCGGCGGCGCGCTACCGGAACACGCCCGGGAGCCGCAACGCCGACAACGGCTTCCGCGTGGTGGCCGACCTGGGACCGCCCCTCGTCGAGCAAGCCGGCAGCGCCGGCTCGACCCCCGCGACGAAGAGCGCGACCGGGAAGAGCGACGACGGCGGCGCTGGCACCGTCGTGGCCATCGTGCTGGGTTTCCTCGGGGTGGTGGCCCTGCCTCTCGGGATCCTCGCGATCATCCTGGTCGCTCTCCGGAAGAGCAAGTCCGTGCCTCCACGGACGCCATCGGTGTTCGTCACGGCCTACCCCGCACAGGATGGCTTCTGGCTCCGTGCCCGCGGCCCTTCCGCCGGGACGCGCGTGCAGTACCACTGCGTGATGGGTGCGAACCAGCGCCGTGACGAGGTGATGCTTTCCGGTGGGCAGGACACCTTCGTGTACACGGGCGCGACGCCGAACATGGTCAACATCCTCGCCGTCATCGAGCCCCAGCGAGGAGTCGCCCAGGCGGGCGGTGGTCACGGAGGCGGGGGTCGAGGAGGCGGCGGCGGCGTGAGTGGCGGCCACCACCAGGCCGTCGGCGTGTGGGGCGCGGTCCACGACAGCTCCTGGCACAACAACAACAACAACACGAGCAGCGAGCCC is part of the Chondromyces crocatus genome and encodes:
- a CDS encoding diacylglycerol/lipid kinase family protein, which encodes MKTWIIANPTSGSAQAKLDRVRDLIAERPFVELKVTTEPGHARVLAAEAADQGIDCVMAAGGDGTIHEVVQGLAVAASPPRLALLPLGTGNDLARTLGISVEPVEALALLDHGVLRPLDLMRVQMDGKTYYGANVSAGGFSGQVNEVMTDEMKSTWGPLAYVRGAVGVLPDLTSYQTSLAWDDGEFERVEALNVVVANGRTCAGGIRVAPEADPSDGLLDVVVVRHGSLLDLASVATRLLAGDYLGCEEVSLRRVRRIRITSEPGMWFNIDGELIGNAPVSFEVVPGAISVLVPPEPVPAGPEPT
- a CDS encoding protein kinase domain-containing protein; the encoded protein is MDIRPGDVLAGKYRVERTIGAGGMGVVVAVRHLRLNARVALKLLRPEVAQREASVERFLREARAAAQIQSEHVVRVFDADVLPSGIPFMVMEYLEGEDLGQALSERGPPPVGAAVQIIRQTCEAIAEAHALGIVHRDLKPANLFLARRGDGVEQIKVLDFGISKLLGGGPGERRGALSPPVGLTQAQMILGSPHYMSPEQIRSARDVDARTDIFSLGVILYELLTGSQPFHGDTLEEACRATLFGEPRRLRELRSEVPRALEAVVLRCLDKDPAHRFGEATELSAALAPFAAGSMRWGSPRVAAPQQAAQRSLVPLEEARTEPAPSPMPMGVTVPAAPLGAKTAAGPSEPPPMAATVPAPANEAREGWPAPEKAPRRRRGVMASIAMALLTMAGLGAAAFVVTDRYLASERDDRDADDSAARASLEAARPQEGAHTAVTATASHEQRPPGEASSATEHPSSSPQTAGTEKPAAPPPVPQVPATPRPQPAPRPTTTQGLPEIPVPILPSTPIPTIPAPPAPTIPAAPSLPVPTVPSAPAEPPVATIPTIPAPPASPPPAARDTVAPVLTLPGEQVHMTKKASGGEVVRFSVHAQDDVDGRVPVQCTPASGALFPLGTTRVTCTARDRAGNVASGQFTVRVTNRGIIRLPLPPSPTAQPAPRPERPPAQDRPPSSSGQGSKRPRTRIHIPERP
- a CDS encoding MFS transporter, with the translated sequence MKDSGSGGAREKRALPAVVRALRHRNYRLFFSGQLVSLVGTWMQSVAQAWLVYRLTGSSLLLGAVGFAHQIPVFFLATVGGTVADRRNRRSVLLCTQTAAMTLALTLATLTLSGLVRIEHVFVMASLLGVVNAFDIPARQSFIVEMVGREDLPNAIALNSSIFNGARIVGPAVAGVLVVMIGEGYCFLLNGLSFLAVLAGLLAIRVPPRPRPPAHANPLAAALEGFQFVARTRAMRALLLLLGLMSLTAAPYGVLLPPFADRILLGGPRAYGLLMVAAGVGAVIGALTLAARRGLKDLGNWVLGASALMATSLFLFSLSRSFWLSWLLLVPTGFGMMVHLAGTNTLVQSMVPDALRGRVMAVHSMTFMGIAPLGSLFTGWLADRFGPAQALALNSACCLAGAALFATRLQKLGEETRALIQAREAELSAASADTPLSSRTR
- a CDS encoding ATP-binding protein, which produces MRILELHLLAFGPFTDLRLDFSAPAPALHVLYGPNEAGKSTALRAISGMLYGIPHLSPDDHLHRAPDLRVGARLESASGRTRTFIRRKGRVKTLLDEHQQPLDDGELRPFLGGVSEDLFDTMFGLDHQTLRHGAEALLAGRGDVGESLFGASLGGAALHQVLAELRAEAEKLYTPQARIKPVNDAIRALQDAQKRTRDAAVLPTTWEAHQRELAEVEATRDHVDVEAREVRAQEKRLQRAQRVLPLLEARRTLKASREALGDVVLLPEHATRDREDALTRASEADAARARLQRDLATLEAQREALSVPHSLVELSEEALDELGNRLGSHRKATVDLPRVRGELRALEDEVEEALRRLGRDPSLEAAQVPRLDVATEARIKKLAREHGQVETTLRSPSRMLAEQQQRRAQFATRQGELPPPSSVGPLRSAHGRAQRHGDLEQRLQEAEASARQLGGQAMALRERLGLLPARDVDDPLPTPATLAALPLPAPETVERFEAERAALAQQGVQLAKSAATARERLAVLGRDIDAMQRAGDVPTEGQLVDARLRRDHAFQTLMRAAGPTRKSGRAQASAHGSGATAGLFDASFNLTPPEETTKVHPEAYGELVKQADAVADRLRREAERVAQLARLLADRRSVDDELTRLGTEQQALTLRKAEHIEAWKALWADSGLDPRTPAEMRGWLTRHAALCHGVDRVREADERVDVLRRQRAALGDELRQALRTVGAAEIPEGPDTGALIEAAVQTLRARDELERDRSDLSRQLADLETEIRKLEREREAHEGARATFRDAWAAAIAQLGLGPQASPDEAIAILDQLAELHRKMDEAAHTRRRVLGMERDAQQLTASVTELTAAHAPDLEGFPVDTAADALLKRYRKGQADLREGEALARQMAEKRRELAEEEAKLADAEARLVRLRSAARAPDLDALEVAEARSRDARALDQRIREVEDKLLDAGEGRSIPTLTEETAGMERDALAVLLERAEERAKSLEEQRRQLDRQLGTLEAKREQLRNPVEDAAEAAAETAACVAKLRTQVDRYVRARLAAVLLEREIERYREQNQGPILGRASTLFQKLTRDTYAGLKASFDDEDKAVLRCVKRIGLRGEGSEGVGVTPPSTATELLPLPEDARAVALTKEIAVDGLSDGTRDQLYLALRLASLEHHARRGEPMPLVLDDILIHFDDDRARAALVALAELAGTMQILFFTHHARLLELARDAMPTGVLHEHRLG
- a CDS encoding formylglycine-generating enzyme family protein, translating into MFPVQVRQTVAVMVAGVLTLGTATAAAQQEDISLDLGGPRLLLRRVPKGSFTQGSPAGEIGRESDEVQRQVTLSIDIDVGKYPVTRGQFARFVQESGYKTEAEQGTSGGFGWNGQVLVQQPGFNWKTPGFSQTDEHPVTLVTFKDAQAFITWAGKKTGRRLRLPTEAEFEYAARANTQTPWYGGATEASALQIGWFKSNSPGGGTRPVGQKAPNAFGLFDMSGNVYEWCSDFHAPYPPGPASDPVSVKPPPGSEPARNVLRGGSWLKDPVRGRSAARYRNTPGSRNADNGFRVVADLGPPLVEQAGSAGSTPATKSATGKSDDGGAGTVVAIVLGFLGVVALPLGILAIILVALRKSKSVPPRTPSVFVTAYPAQDGFWLRARGPSAGTRVQYHCVMGANQRRDEVMLSGGQDTFVYTGATPNMVNILAVIEPQRGVAQAGGGHGGGGRGGGGGVSGGHHQAVGVWGAVHDSSWHNNNNNTSSEPFAGYPSAY